A genome region from Setaria italica strain Yugu1 chromosome III, Setaria_italica_v2.0, whole genome shotgun sequence includes the following:
- the LOC101781178 gene encoding protein NRT1/ PTR FAMILY 3.1, protein MASTAVGRSGDGEQRKKKKGGFRTMPFILGNDICDRFATAGFGANMITYLTQQLHLPLVDASNLLTNFGGTSSLTPILGALAADSFAGRFWTIIAGSVFYQLGMLGLVVSALLPSLRPAPCSSPAPGANAPCRRASGWQLGVLYLSLLCTSIGSGGLRPSVVAFGTDQFDHEPEVQEQQHKQGSSAEAARAVAERKRRYFNLYFFTMGIAALLAVTVVVYIQDNVGWGWGFGIPAVAMFVSIVVFVVGYPLYVRLKPGGSPFTRLAQVAAAAFKKRKIAMPEDAGILYQDKELDALISTNGRLLHTNQLTFLDRAAIVTPGDISDSGEPDLWRLSTVHRVEELKSIIRLLPIWSAGIMLATAGSHNGSFTIMQARTMDRHVTRRFEIPPASMSIFGTTAMLVSLALYDRAFVPLARRVTGLSSGITYFQRMGIGLAISILGVGAAALVETKRRGVAADHGFLDDPAAVIPLSVFWLVPQFAIHGVAGAFSSVGHMEFLYDQAPESMRSTAAALFWLASSIGHYLGTVLVTAVQRATRSRGDWLQDNINRGRIDSYYWLVTCLMVLNLGYYIICFRFYTMKPLEMADEQDDHDKECELSSLHKNGAGAGGLV, encoded by the exons ATGGCTTCCACGGCGGTGGGTAGGAGCGGAGATGgagagcagaggaagaagaagaaggggggCTTCAGGACCATGCCATTCATACTTG GGAACGACATCTGCGACCGTTTCGCCACGGCCGGCTTCGGCGCCAACATGATCACGTACCTGACGCAGCAGCTGCACCTGCCGCTGGTGGACGCGTCCAACCTGCTCACCAACTTCGGCGGCACGTCCAGCCTCACGCCCATCctcggcgcgctcgccgccgactCCTTCGCCGGCCGCTTCTGGACCATCATCGCCGGCTCCGTCTTCTACCAGCTCGGCATGCTAGGCCTCGTCGTGTCCGCGCTCCTCCCTTCGCTGCGCCCCGCGCCGTGCTCCTCCCCCGCTCCCGGCGCCAacgcgccgtgccgccgcgcctccgggTGGCAGCTCGGCGTGCTGTACCTCTCCCTGCTGTGCACGTCCATCGGCTCCGGCGGGCTCCGGCCCAGCGTCGTGGCATTCGGCACCGACCAGTTCGACCATGAGCCTGAGGTCCAAGAGCAGCAGCACAAGCAGGGCAGCAGCGCCGAGGCCGCCAGGGCAGTGGCGGAGCGGAAGCGGCGCTACTTCAACCTCTACTTCTTCACCATGGGGATCGCTGCGCTGCTGGCGGTCACGGTGGTGGTGTACATCCAGGACAAcgtggggtgggggtgggggttcGGGATCCCGGCCGTCGCAATGTTCGTCTCCATCGTAGTGTTCGTGGTCGGGTACCCGCTGTACGTCCGGCTCAAGCCCGGGGGCAGCCCGTTCACGCGGCTCGcgcaggtcgccgccgccgcgttcaaGAAGCGCAAGATCGCCATGCCGGAGGACGCCGGCATACTGTACCAGGATAAGGAGCTCGACGCGCTCATCTCCACCAACGGCAGGCTACTGCATACCAACCAGCTCAC GTTCTTGGACCGGGCAGCAATAGTGACGCCGGGCGACATCTCCGACTCCGGGGAGCCGGACCTATGGCGTCTGTCGACGGTGCACCGCGTGGAGGAGCTCAAGTCCATCATCCGCTTGCTGCCCATCTGGTCTGCCGGCATCatgctcgccaccgccggctcGCACAACGGCTCCTTCACCATCATGCAGGCGCGCACCATGGACCGCCACGTCACCCGGCGCTTCGAGATCCCGCCGGCGAGCATGTCCATCTTCGGGACCACGGCCATGCTCGTCAGCCTGGCGCTCTACGACCGCGCGTTCGTGCCCCTGGCGCGCCGCGTCACGGGCCTGTCGTCCGGGATCACCTACTTCCAGCGCATGGGCATCGGGCTGGCCATCTCCAtcctcggcgtcggcgcggcCGCGCTCGTCGAGACCAagcgccgcggcgtcgcggcCGACCATGGGTTCCTGGACGACCCGGCCGCCGTCATCCCGCTCAGCGTGTTCTGGCTGGTGCCGCAGTTCGCCATAcacggcgtcgccggcgccttCTCGTCGGTGGGGCACATGGAGTTTTTGTACGACCAAGCGCCCGAGAGCATGCGCAGCACGGCCGCCGCGCTCTTCTGGCTCGCCAGCTCCATCGGCCACTACCTTGGCACGGTGCTCGTCACGGCGGTGCAGCGCGCCACGCGGAGCCGAGGCGATTGGCTTCAGGACAACATCAACCGGGGCAGGATCGATAGCTACTATTGGCTCGTCACCTGCCTCATGGTGCTTAACCTTGGCTACTACATCATCTGCTTCCGTTTCTACACCATGAAGCCATTGGAGATGGCAGACGAACAGGATGACCATGACAAGGAGTGTGAGCTCTCCTCTCTCCACAAAAATGGTGCTGGTGCCGGAGGTTTGGTGTAA